In one window of Haemophilus parainfluenzae DNA:
- the rpmE gene encoding 50S ribosomal protein L31, which translates to MKQGIHPEYKEITATCSCGNVIKTRSTLGKDTNLDVCGSCHPFYTGKQRVVDTGGRVERFNSRFKIPGTK; encoded by the coding sequence ATGAAACAAGGTATTCATCCAGAATATAAAGAGATCACTGCAACTTGTTCTTGCGGTAACGTGATCAAAACTCGTTCAACTTTAGGCAAAGATACCAACCTTGATGTGTGCGGTAGCTGCCACCCATTCTACACTGGTAAGCAACGTGTTGTTGATACTGGTGGTCGTGTTGAACGCTTTAACAGCCGTTTCAAAATCCCAGGTACAAAATAA
- a CDS encoding oxidative damage protection protein: MARTVFCEYLKQDAEGLDFQLYPGELGKRIFNSISKQAWGEWIKKQTMLVNEKKLNMMNAEHRKLLEEEMVNFLFEGKEVHIEGYVPPSK, encoded by the coding sequence ATGGCTAGAACTGTTTTTTGCGAATATTTGAAACAAGATGCGGAAGGGTTGGATTTTCAATTGTATCCCGGTGAATTAGGTAAACGTATTTTTAATTCAATTAGTAAGCAAGCATGGGGCGAATGGATCAAAAAGCAAACCATGTTAGTGAATGAGAAAAAGCTCAATATGATGAATGCCGAACATCGAAAATTATTAGAAGAAGAAATGGTGAATTTCTTATTTGAAGGAAAAGAAGTGCATATTGAAGGTTACGTTCCCCCATCTAAATAA
- the mltC gene encoding membrane-bound lytic murein transglycosylase MltC — MKKYLLLALLPLLYACSDSPSHRRGINYDEVFAKDTQGLDILTGQFSHNIDRIWGVNELLVASRKDYVKYTDSFYTRSHVSFDEGSIIIETQKDLNRLHNAIVHTLLMGSDAKGIDLFASGDVPISTRPFLLGQVIDNNGQQITNQIIASNFATYLIQNKLQTRRLQNGNTVQFVVISMIANHVEVRAQKYLPLVRKAAERYGIDESLILGIMQTESSFNPYAISYANAIGLMQVVPSTAGRDVFAMKGKGGQPSARYLYDPANNIDAGVSYLWILQNQYLDGITNPTSKRFAMISAYNSGAGAVLRVFDSDKYEAIYKINQMYPEQVYRILTTAHPSSQARNYLLKVDSAQKKFRVRR; from the coding sequence ATGAAAAAGTATTTATTATTGGCGCTACTTCCGCTTTTATATGCGTGTAGCGACTCGCCAAGCCATCGACGTGGCATTAATTATGACGAAGTGTTTGCAAAAGATACGCAAGGTTTAGATATTTTAACGGGCCAATTCTCTCACAATATCGATCGTATTTGGGGGGTAAATGAACTTTTAGTAGCGAGCCGTAAAGACTATGTGAAATATACAGACTCTTTCTACACACGTAGCCACGTAAGCTTTGATGAAGGTTCAATCATCATTGAAACACAAAAAGATCTTAATCGCTTACATAATGCGATTGTGCATACCTTATTGATGGGTTCTGATGCAAAAGGGATCGACTTATTTGCTTCTGGTGATGTGCCTATTAGTACACGTCCTTTCTTATTAGGGCAAGTTATAGATAATAATGGTCAGCAAATTACTAACCAAATTATTGCGAGTAACTTCGCCACCTACTTGATCCAAAATAAATTGCAAACTCGCCGTTTACAAAATGGTAATACCGTGCAATTTGTCGTGATCTCGATGATTGCTAACCACGTTGAAGTACGTGCACAAAAATATCTTCCATTAGTACGTAAAGCCGCAGAGCGCTATGGTATTGATGAAAGCTTGATCTTAGGTATTATGCAAACAGAATCTAGCTTCAACCCGTACGCAATCAGTTATGCGAATGCAATCGGCTTAATGCAAGTGGTGCCAAGTACGGCTGGTCGTGATGTGTTTGCCATGAAAGGTAAAGGTGGACAACCATCAGCTCGTTATCTGTATGATCCTGCAAATAATATTGATGCGGGTGTATCTTATTTATGGATTCTACAAAATCAATATTTAGATGGTATTACGAATCCAACTTCTAAACGTTTTGCAATGATTTCTGCTTATAATAGTGGAGCTGGAGCAGTGTTGCGGGTATTTGACAGTGATAAATATGAAGCAATTTATAAAATCAATCAAATGTATCCTGAACAGGTATATCGTATTCTCACTACGGCACATCCATCTTCACAAGCGAGAAATTACTTGTTGAAAGTAGATTCAGCACAAAAGAAATTCCGTGTAAGACGATAA
- a CDS encoding YbaB/EbfC family nucleoid-associated protein, with the protein MFGKGGLGGLMKQAQQMQEKMQKMQEEIAQLEVTGESGAGLVKITINGAHNCRRIEIDPSLMEDDKEMLEDLIAAAFNDAVRRAEELQKEKMASVTAGMPLPPGMKLPF; encoded by the coding sequence ATGTTTGGAAAAGGCGGTTTAGGCGGCTTAATGAAACAAGCCCAACAAATGCAAGAAAAAATGCAAAAAATGCAGGAAGAAATTGCCCAATTAGAAGTAACAGGCGAAAGCGGTGCGGGTTTAGTAAAAATCACGATTAATGGTGCGCACAACTGCCGTCGTATTGAGATCGATCCTTCTTTAATGGAAGACGACAAAGAAATGTTGGAAGATTTAATCGCTGCCGCATTCAACGATGCAGTCCGTCGTGCAGAAGAATTGCAAAAAGAAAAAATGGCGTCTGTGACCGCAGGCATGCCATTACCTCCAGGAATGAAACTTCCATTTTAA
- a CDS encoding HAAAP family serine/threonine permease: MNTITNKKWNKFDVAWVLNLFGTAVGAGVLFLPINAGMGGFWPLIIMAILVGPMTYFAHRGLAYFVLSSSKPGSDITEVVEEHFGPTAGKLITLLYFFAIFPILLIYGNGITNTVDSFIVNQLGMASPNRVILSFVLIAILISVMLFSEKVMLKITELLVYPLVLILFALSIYLIPQWNASMLYELPTTGGFITTLWLTIPVLVFSFNHSPAISSFTLSQQREYKDFDTTEYHIGHTEKGTSTILLFFVMFFVFSCVLTLTPVELLEAKAQNISILSYLANKFDNPYISYFAPLVAFLAITSSFFGHYLGAREGLEGLYLKMKGESVNRKKLNYGTAVFFLLTLWGVAIINPSILGLIESLGGPIIAMILFIMPMYAIRNVPAMKRYQGRFSNVFVTVMGLIAISAVVYGLL, encoded by the coding sequence ATGAATACAATAACTAATAAAAAGTGGAATAAATTTGATGTCGCATGGGTATTAAATTTATTTGGTACTGCCGTTGGTGCCGGTGTGTTATTTTTACCTATTAATGCGGGGATGGGTGGTTTTTGGCCATTAATTATAATGGCGATTCTAGTGGGGCCAATGACTTATTTTGCTCATCGAGGCTTGGCTTATTTCGTATTATCTTCTTCTAAACCTGGCAGTGATATTACTGAAGTAGTTGAAGAACATTTTGGTCCAACAGCAGGAAAATTAATTACACTTTTGTATTTTTTTGCGATCTTTCCTATTTTATTAATTTATGGAAACGGTATTACTAATACGGTTGATTCTTTTATCGTAAACCAATTAGGTATGGCTTCACCAAACCGTGTAATTCTTTCTTTTGTATTAATTGCGATATTGATTTCGGTAATGTTATTCAGTGAAAAAGTAATGTTGAAAATCACTGAATTATTAGTTTATCCATTGGTATTGATTCTCTTTGCATTATCAATCTATCTCATTCCTCAATGGAATGCATCAATGCTTTATGAGCTTCCTACTACTGGTGGTTTTATCACTACATTGTGGTTAACTATCCCAGTATTAGTCTTCTCTTTTAACCATTCTCCGGCAATTTCTTCTTTCACGCTTTCTCAACAACGTGAATATAAAGATTTTGATACAACGGAATATCACATTGGTCATACAGAGAAAGGGACTTCAACTATATTACTTTTCTTCGTGATGTTCTTTGTGTTTAGCTGTGTATTAACGTTAACACCGGTAGAGTTATTAGAGGCAAAAGCACAAAATATCAGTATCTTGTCTTATCTTGCGAATAAATTTGATAATCCATACATTTCTTATTTTGCACCATTAGTGGCTTTCTTAGCGATTACGAGTTCATTCTTTGGCCATTATTTAGGGGCTCGTGAAGGTTTAGAAGGTTTATACCTCAAAATGAAAGGTGAAAGTGTAAATCGTAAAAAATTAAATTATGGTACTGCAGTATTCTTCTTATTAACATTATGGGGCGTAGCAATCATTAACCCAAGTATTTTAGGTTTGATTGAATCCCTTGGCGGCCCAATTATTGCGATGATCCTTTTCATTATGCCAATGTATGCTATCCGCAATGTACCTGCGATGAAACGCTATCAAGGTCGTTTTAGCAATGTATTTGTAACAGTAATGGGATTAATTGCTATCTCTGCGGTCGTATATGGATTATTATAA
- a CDS encoding L-serine ammonia-lyase has product MISVFDMFKVGVGPSSSHTVGPMKAGKQFIDDLIEQGKFDAVATLHVDVYGSLSMTGLGHNTDIAIIMGLAGYLPHDVDIDLIPTFIEQVKQTKKLSIAQGKKTVNFDWDANMVFHNSFLSLHENGMTITALDAERNVLYRQTYYSIGGGFIVDEAHFGQEEENPVAVPYPYQYAEDILKHCQENGLMLSTVMMRNELALRDKKEVEAHLHNVWKTMKDCIEHGVNTEGVLPGPLKVARRAPSLYRLLQANSNRLANDPMHVIDWVNMFALAVNEENAAGGRVVTAPTNGACGIVPAVLSYYEKFVGPLTQDVIERYLLAAGMIGSLYKMNASISGAEVGCQGEVGVACSMAAAGLTEILGGTPVQVCIAAEIAMEHNLGLTCDPVGGQVQVPCIERNAIASVKAINASRMALRRTTNPRVTLDKVIETMYETGKDMNAKYRETSKGGLAVKVVCS; this is encoded by the coding sequence ATGATTAGTGTATTTGATATGTTTAAAGTGGGGGTTGGGCCATCCAGCTCCCATACTGTCGGCCCGATGAAAGCGGGTAAACAGTTTATTGACGATTTAATCGAGCAAGGTAAATTTGATGCAGTCGCAACCTTGCATGTGGATGTGTATGGGTCTCTTTCAATGACGGGGCTTGGTCATAATACAGATATTGCGATCATTATGGGATTAGCTGGTTATCTACCACACGATGTAGACATTGATTTAATCCCAACATTTATCGAACAGGTTAAACAAACCAAAAAACTGTCGATTGCACAGGGTAAAAAAACGGTTAATTTCGATTGGGATGCCAATATGGTATTCCATAATTCCTTTTTATCATTGCATGAAAATGGCATGACAATTACCGCATTGGATGCTGAACGTAATGTGCTTTACCGTCAAACCTATTATTCTATCGGTGGTGGTTTTATCGTAGATGAAGCGCATTTTGGTCAAGAGGAAGAGAATCCTGTAGCCGTGCCATATCCTTATCAATATGCTGAAGATATTTTGAAACATTGTCAGGAAAATGGCTTAATGCTTTCTACAGTGATGATGAGAAATGAGTTAGCATTACGTGATAAAAAAGAGGTTGAAGCGCATTTACATAATGTTTGGAAAACCATGAAGGATTGTATTGAGCATGGTGTCAATACAGAAGGCGTGTTACCAGGACCATTAAAAGTGGCACGTCGTGCACCGTCACTTTATCGTCTCTTGCAAGCTAATAGTAATCGTCTTGCAAATGATCCAATGCATGTCATCGACTGGGTAAATATGTTTGCCCTTGCCGTAAATGAAGAAAATGCTGCGGGTGGACGAGTTGTGACCGCACCAACAAATGGTGCCTGTGGTATTGTGCCGGCTGTACTTTCTTATTATGAAAAATTTGTAGGCCCTTTAACACAGGATGTGATTGAGCGCTACTTATTAGCTGCAGGTATGATTGGTTCACTTTATAAGATGAATGCGTCTATTTCTGGTGCAGAAGTTGGCTGCCAAGGTGAAGTGGGTGTAGCATGTTCAATGGCTGCGGCGGGTTTAACTGAAATCCTAGGCGGTACGCCAGTACAAGTGTGTATTGCAGCTGAAATTGCGATGGAACATAATCTGGGCTTAACTTGCGACCCTGTTGGTGGACAAGTACAAGTACCTTGTATTGAACGTAACGCGATTGCTTCAGTAAAAGCGATTAACGCTAGTCGTATGGCATTACGCCGGACCACAAATCCTCGTGTAACCTTGGATAAAGTGATCGAAACCATGTATGAAACAGGTAAAGACATGAATGCCAAATATCGCGAAACATCGAAAGGTGGCTTAGCGGTGAAAGTGGTGTGTTCTTAA
- a CDS encoding metallophosphoesterase has translation METRYYFIFTAAIILLQLLIYIFNKTLIWWLNKPLTQKTRRAITFTCFLLPNALVICHFLKLFTVFRLIALMLALLLFSAFASIAVGCIHFLFRKSKSITKIDRTLRIAYPILFIGIIVLSVYNAYVTRVIHYEITLDKPIKPLRIGMASDLHLGKLFGGKELDKLADIMQQEKVDIILLPGDIMDDNVNAYLAEKMQPHLAKLKAPMGVYATLGNHDLFGDQDRIDQEIRKAGITVLKDETLTLNNELVLIGRNDNLTRNRPSTETLLKQVNTDLPVILLDHRPTDIEKHASLPLDIQVSGHAHKGQIFPASIITKMMYRLDYGYEKIGNPHVFVTSGYGFWGIPMRLGSQSEVVIIDVKGK, from the coding sequence ATGGAAACTCGTTATTACTTTATATTTACGGCAGCTATTATTTTGTTACAACTGCTGATTTATATTTTTAATAAAACGCTGATTTGGTGGCTGAACAAACCACTCACCCAAAAGACAAGACGAGCGATTACCTTCACCTGTTTTTTGCTTCCTAATGCCTTGGTTATTTGCCATTTTTTAAAGCTTTTTACTGTATTTCGACTTATTGCTTTAATGCTCGCGCTACTCCTTTTTTCAGCCTTTGCGAGTATCGCCGTCGGATGTATTCATTTTCTTTTCCGAAAATCCAAATCCATTACCAAAATCGACCGCACTTTGCGTATTGCTTACCCAATTTTATTTATTGGTATCATTGTCTTAAGTGTGTATAACGCCTATGTAACCCGTGTTATTCATTATGAAATTACACTAGATAAACCGATTAAACCATTACGAATTGGCATGGCAAGCGACCTCCATTTAGGCAAATTATTTGGCGGAAAAGAATTGGATAAACTGGCTGATATTATGCAGCAGGAAAAGGTCGATATCATTTTACTGCCTGGCGATATTATGGATGATAACGTCAATGCCTATTTAGCGGAAAAAATGCAACCTCATCTGGCAAAACTCAAAGCGCCAATGGGCGTTTATGCGACACTAGGCAATCACGATTTATTTGGAGACCAAGATCGAATTGATCAGGAAATTCGCAAAGCAGGTATCACCGTGTTAAAAGATGAAACATTAACGTTAAATAATGAATTGGTGCTTATTGGACGAAACGATAATCTGACTCGTAATAGACCGAGTACCGAAACATTATTAAAACAAGTGAATACTGACTTACCGGTTATTCTCTTAGATCACCGCCCAACAGATATCGAAAAACATGCTTCACTTCCGCTTGATATTCAAGTTTCAGGACATGCACATAAAGGGCAAATATTCCCCGCCAGTATAATCACAAAAATGATGTATCGTTTGGATTATGGCTATGAAAAGATTGGTAATCCACATGTATTTGTCACTTCAGGTTACGGCTTCTGGGGCATTCCAATGCGTTTAGGATCTCAATCAGAAGTAGTGATTATTGATGTGAAAGGAAAATAA
- the dauA gene encoding C4-dicarboxylic acid transporter DauA, which yields MQIKSLFSKNVFLAVKPFSALKESFREGYGKQKLIKDIIAGLTVGVIAIPLSMALSIASGVPPQHGLYTAIVAGIVIALTGGSRFNISGPTAAFVVILYPVTQQFGLSGLLMATLLSGIILVIMALSRLGRLIEYIPLPVTLGFTCGIGITIGTWQIKDFLGLDIAQMPSHYIEKVQAILTALPTISWADTAVGVVTLFVLTQWQKLRLPVPGHLPAVIIGTLMALALGQFGFSVETIGTAFHYTLADGTTGNGIPNVLPEFTLPWNIPNAQGEIINWNFDRIQTLLPAAFSMAVLGAIESLLCAVILDNMTDTKHHSNNELLAQGLGNIVSPFLGGITATAAIARSAANVKSGAVSPISSVVHALLVLFSLLFFANALSYLPLSSMAALLLMVAWHMANVPEIIRLARRSTQNEIAVLFTCLILTVLFDMVIAISVGVLLASLLFIRTIAEMTKAIEQPAPEDLNDVLAYRISGPLFFAAADKLFADLHDKTVYTDHEIKHIVLQCDAVTVLDTGGIHALTHFVQHMLPHQQIYLCNMQFQPLRMLVKSNSVPELQKINYSSDLQDVFNKIREFEQANP from the coding sequence ATGCAAATCAAATCTCTCTTTTCTAAAAATGTGTTTCTGGCTGTAAAACCATTTAGCGCATTGAAAGAATCTTTCCGTGAAGGTTACGGAAAACAAAAATTGATTAAAGATATTATTGCGGGACTCACAGTAGGAGTCATTGCAATTCCCCTATCCATGGCCTTATCGATCGCTAGCGGTGTTCCACCACAACATGGTCTTTATACGGCTATCGTAGCGGGTATTGTGATTGCATTAACTGGTGGATCGCGTTTCAATATTTCTGGACCAACTGCTGCATTTGTTGTGATTTTATATCCCGTTACTCAACAATTTGGACTCAGTGGCTTGCTCATGGCAACGCTGCTCTCGGGGATTATTTTAGTCATCATGGCGTTGTCTCGATTAGGACGACTAATTGAGTATATACCTCTCCCCGTTACACTTGGCTTTACCTGCGGGATTGGCATTACTATCGGTACATGGCAAATCAAAGATTTCTTAGGTTTAGATATTGCCCAAATGCCATCTCACTATATTGAAAAAGTACAGGCTATTTTGACCGCACTTCCGACGATTAGCTGGGCTGATACCGCTGTTGGTGTGGTCACCTTATTTGTTCTCACACAATGGCAAAAACTTCGTTTACCTGTGCCTGGTCATTTACCAGCTGTGATTATTGGTACACTGATGGCATTAGCTTTAGGACAATTTGGTTTCTCGGTTGAAACCATTGGCACAGCATTCCACTACACCTTAGCCGATGGTACAACGGGAAACGGTATTCCAAATGTCTTGCCTGAATTTACCTTACCTTGGAATATTCCAAATGCGCAGGGGGAAATCATTAATTGGAATTTTGATCGCATACAGACTCTCTTACCTGCAGCCTTTTCAATGGCAGTATTAGGTGCGATTGAGTCACTACTTTGTGCGGTCATTTTAGATAACATGACTGACACAAAACATCACTCCAATAATGAATTACTCGCTCAAGGCTTAGGGAATATTGTTTCACCATTCTTAGGCGGAATTACCGCAACCGCAGCCATTGCGCGCTCAGCAGCTAATGTAAAATCGGGTGCGGTATCACCAATATCGAGTGTCGTTCATGCACTCTTAGTCTTATTCTCACTGTTATTCTTTGCGAATGCACTATCTTACTTGCCACTTTCTTCTATGGCTGCTCTACTTTTGATGGTCGCGTGGCATATGGCAAATGTACCTGAGATTATTCGTTTGGCTCGTCGTTCCACACAAAATGAAATTGCGGTGTTGTTCACTTGCTTAATTCTCACCGTATTATTCGATATGGTGATTGCCATCTCTGTTGGCGTATTATTGGCGAGCCTCTTATTTATCCGCACCATTGCAGAAATGACGAAAGCTATTGAACAACCTGCACCAGAAGATCTGAATGATGTGTTAGCTTATCGTATCAGTGGCCCATTGTTCTTTGCGGCGGCAGATAAACTCTTTGCGGATTTGCATGATAAAACCGTATATACGGATCACGAGATCAAACATATCGTATTGCAATGCGATGCTGTGACCGTACTCGATACGGGGGGCATCCATGCACTCACTCACTTTGTACAACATATGTTGCCACATCAACAAATCTACTTGTGCAATATGCAATTTCAACCACTAAGAATGTTAGTGAAATCAAACTCTGTTCCTGAATTGCAAAAAATCAACTACAGCTCAGATTTACAAGATGTCTTTAATAAAATTCGTGAGTTTGAGCAAGCAAATCCATAA
- the folD gene encoding bifunctional methylenetetrahydrofolate dehydrogenase/methenyltetrahydrofolate cyclohydrolase FolD produces the protein MTAKIILGTELSKKIKLDIANKIEYYRTQGKRLPGLAVILVGTDPASQVYVGSKRKSCEEIGILSKSYDLPETTTEAELLQLIDQLNADETIDGILVQLPLPEQINSAFVIERISPEKDVDGFHPYNVGRLCQRIPTLRACTPYGVMKLLETTGIDLHGKHAVIVGASNIVGRPMSLELLLAGATVTVTHRFTKDLEHHIRQADVLVVAVGKPRFIPGDWIKEGATVIDVGINRIDGKLVGDVEYDVAIQKAAYITPVPGGVGPMTVAMLMFNTLYAYEHNNQLV, from the coding sequence ATGACTGCAAAAATTATTTTAGGTACTGAACTATCAAAAAAAATCAAATTGGATATTGCCAATAAAATTGAATATTATCGAACTCAAGGTAAGCGATTGCCAGGGCTTGCGGTTATTCTAGTAGGTACAGATCCCGCGTCTCAAGTTTATGTAGGCAGTAAACGTAAAAGTTGTGAAGAGATCGGAATACTCTCTAAATCTTATGACTTGCCTGAAACAACGACAGAAGCAGAACTACTTCAACTTATAGATCAATTAAATGCAGATGAAACCATTGATGGTATTTTGGTTCAGCTTCCATTACCCGAACAGATTAATAGCGCATTCGTTATTGAACGAATTAGCCCTGAAAAAGATGTGGATGGTTTCCACCCTTATAATGTGGGACGTTTATGCCAACGTATCCCAACTTTACGTGCTTGCACCCCTTATGGTGTGATGAAATTATTAGAAACTACAGGTATTGATTTACACGGTAAACATGCCGTGATCGTTGGGGCTTCAAATATTGTGGGGCGTCCAATGTCGCTTGAATTATTATTGGCAGGCGCTACTGTTACGGTAACGCACCGTTTCACCAAAGATTTAGAGCATCATATTCGTCAGGCGGATGTTTTAGTGGTCGCTGTGGGGAAACCTCGTTTTATTCCCGGCGATTGGATTAAAGAAGGGGCAACCGTAATTGATGTAGGCATTAACCGTATTGATGGTAAATTGGTCGGTGATGTGGAATATGATGTAGCGATACAAAAAGCGGCTTATATTACGCCAGTACCAGGCGGAGTGGGACCTATGACGGTTGCTATGCTGATGTTTAATACTCTTTATGCTTATGAACATAACAATCAACTTGTGTAA
- the recR gene encoding recombination mediator RecR, with product MQSSPLLEHLIENLRCLPGVGPKSAQRMAYHLLQRNRSGGMNLARALTEAMSKIGHCSQCRDFTEEDTCNICNNPRRQNSGLLCVVEMPADIQAIEQTGQFSGRYFVLMGHLSPLDGIGPKEIGLDLLQKRLVEESFHEVILATNPTVEGDATANYIAEICHQHNIKVSRIAHGIPVGGELETVDGTTLTHSFLGRRQID from the coding sequence ATGCAAAGCAGTCCACTTTTAGAACATCTTATTGAAAACCTTCGTTGCTTGCCGGGTGTTGGTCCGAAATCAGCACAGCGTATGGCTTATCATCTTTTACAGCGTAATCGTAGCGGTGGGATGAACTTAGCGCGAGCGTTAACGGAAGCGATGTCTAAAATTGGGCATTGTTCACAGTGTCGCGATTTTACCGAAGAGGATACATGCAATATTTGTAATAATCCTCGTCGTCAAAATTCAGGTTTGCTTTGTGTGGTAGAAATGCCTGCGGATATTCAAGCCATTGAACAAACTGGTCAATTTTCTGGGCGTTATTTTGTCTTAATGGGGCATTTATCGCCTTTAGATGGTATTGGGCCAAAAGAGATTGGTTTGGATTTATTGCAAAAACGTCTAGTTGAAGAATCTTTCCACGAAGTAATTTTAGCGACCAATCCAACGGTGGAAGGCGATGCCACAGCCAATTATATTGCTGAAATTTGCCATCAACATAATATTAAAGTGAGCCGTATTGCTCATGGGATCCCTGTCGGTGGGGAATTAGAGACCGTGGATGGCACTACTTTAACCCACTCTTTCTTAGGTCGTCGTCAGATCGACTAA
- the mutY gene encoding A/G-specific adenine glycosylase — translation MLAQSSADALFAHSVLQWYEKFGRKNLPWQQNKTLYGVWLSEVMLQQTQVSTVIPYFERFIKTFPNVTALANASQDEVLHLWTGLGYYARARNLHQAAQTIRDEYQGEFPTQFEQVWALTGVGRSTAGAILSSVQNQPYPILDGNVKRVLSRYFAVEGWPGEKKVENQLWQLSEQVTPTTRVAEFNQAMMDIGSAICTRTKPKCALCPLSNDCLANKLEKWTEFPGKKPKKSLPEKQSYFLILSRQGKVWLEQRESKGLWGGLYCFPQFDDKQTLLNFLNEQGITEYQEWVTFRHTFSHFHLDIHPIYVEVDRKSEDNDRSDWKKLSEKGKESRSGLLSAVKYWYDPTSPEQIGLAQPVKNLLTQFVRNYYG, via the coding sequence ATGTTAGCTCAATCCTCTGCTGATGCCCTTTTTGCCCATTCAGTTCTACAATGGTATGAAAAGTTTGGGCGTAAAAATTTACCTTGGCAGCAAAATAAAACCCTTTATGGTGTTTGGCTTTCTGAAGTAATGTTACAACAGACTCAAGTTTCCACAGTCATTCCTTATTTTGAACGTTTTATTAAAACCTTTCCCAATGTGACCGCACTTGCTAATGCTTCGCAAGATGAAGTATTACATCTGTGGACGGGACTAGGTTATTACGCACGTGCAAGAAATTTACATCAAGCCGCTCAAACCATTAGAGATGAATATCAAGGTGAATTTCCTACGCAATTTGAGCAAGTTTGGGCATTAACAGGCGTGGGACGATCTACGGCAGGGGCAATTTTATCTTCTGTACAAAATCAACCTTATCCGATTTTAGACGGCAATGTAAAACGCGTCCTTTCTCGTTATTTTGCAGTAGAAGGTTGGCCTGGCGAGAAGAAAGTCGAAAATCAATTATGGCAGTTGAGTGAACAGGTTACACCAACAACGAGAGTCGCTGAATTTAATCAAGCGATGATGGATATCGGTTCGGCTATTTGTACCCGAACAAAACCTAAATGTGCTCTTTGTCCTCTAAGTAACGATTGTTTAGCCAATAAACTCGAAAAGTGGACAGAATTTCCTGGAAAGAAACCAAAAAAATCGTTGCCAGAAAAGCAGAGCTATTTTTTGATTTTATCTCGTCAAGGAAAAGTCTGGTTGGAACAGCGTGAAAGCAAAGGCTTATGGGGCGGATTGTATTGTTTCCCTCAGTTTGATGATAAACAAACATTGCTGAATTTTCTGAACGAACAAGGGATTACCGAATATCAAGAATGGGTGACTTTCCGTCATACGTTTAGTCATTTTCATTTAGATATCCATCCTATTTATGTTGAAGTCGATCGAAAATCTGAGGATAACGATCGTTCAGATTGGAAAAAATTGTCAGAAAAAGGAAAAGAATCTCGATCCGGTCTATTAAGTGCGGTCAAATATTGGTATGATCCAACGTCACCTGAACAGATCGGGTTAGCTCAACCTGTGAAAAATTTATTAACGCAATTTGTAAGGAATTATTATGGCTAG